One window from the genome of Bradyrhizobium xenonodulans encodes:
- a CDS encoding methylated-DNA--[protein]-cysteine S-methyltransferase encodes MTDQHFALFDTKIGLCAIAWGPRGINGTQLPMGGEQKIRSRISQRHADATEAEPTAEVQQAIDRIVKLLAGEPDDLTDIPLDLDGVPDFNRGVYEIARAIPPGKTITYGDIAKQLGGVELSRDVGQALGRNPCPIVVPCHRVLAAGNKPGGFSANGGVVTKLKMLEIEGALVNHTPSLFD; translated from the coding sequence ATGACCGACCAGCATTTTGCCCTGTTCGACACCAAGATCGGCCTCTGCGCCATCGCCTGGGGCCCGCGCGGCATCAACGGCACGCAATTGCCGATGGGCGGCGAGCAGAAGATCCGCAGCCGCATCAGCCAGCGCCACGCCGATGCCACCGAGGCCGAGCCGACGGCCGAGGTGCAGCAGGCGATCGACCGCATCGTCAAGCTGCTCGCGGGCGAGCCTGATGACCTCACGGACATCCCGCTCGACCTCGACGGCGTTCCCGATTTCAACCGCGGCGTCTACGAGATCGCCCGCGCCATTCCGCCCGGCAAGACCATCACCTATGGCGACATCGCCAAGCAGCTCGGCGGTGTCGAGTTGTCGCGCGACGTCGGCCAGGCGCTCGGCCGCAACCCGTGCCCGATCGTCGTGCCCTGCCATCGCGTGCTGGCGGCCGGCAACAAGCCCGGCGGCTTCTCGGCGAACGGCGGCGTGGTGACGAAGCTGAAGATGCTCGAGATCGAAGGCGCGCTGGTGAACCACACGCCGAGTTTGTTTGATTGA
- a CDS encoding acyl-CoA synthetase, with the protein MTHPSIHARARPDKIAYQMAATGKAITYRELDELSNQGANLFRSLGLKAGDHIALLMENRLAFMEICWAAQRSGLYYTAISRYLKQDEIDYIIADCGAKIVITTPKCADQIKDLVKGAPGEPIFYMMDEPLPGFRSYDKEAAAQPTTPVADEVAGYDMLYSSGTTGRPKGIKKAFEGKPIDEPNAFLRVLCANMCGMNADTIYLSPAPLYHAAPLRFNMMAIVLGGTSIIMEHFDAEDFLKLVEKCKVTQSQLVPTMFVRMLKLPDEVRSKYDVSTLKGAIHAAAPCPVDVKAKMIEWWGPILIEYYAGSEGNGVTVCSSKEWLAHRGSVGRAVVGKIKILDENDEEQPVGEIGTVYFADAPAFTYHNDPEKTKKAYNAKGWSTLGDVGYLDKDGFLFLTDRKSYMIISGGVNIYPQETEDVLITHPEIADVAVFGVPNEEMGEEVKAVVQPHDMKRAGKALEADLIAYCKTRLSAIKCPRSIDFEAELPRTPTGKLVKRHLRDKYWPKSAAKI; encoded by the coding sequence ATGACCCATCCCTCCATCCACGCCCGCGCCAGGCCCGACAAGATCGCCTACCAGATGGCCGCCACCGGCAAGGCGATCACCTACCGCGAGCTCGACGAGCTCTCCAACCAGGGCGCAAACCTGTTCCGCTCGCTCGGCCTCAAGGCCGGCGACCACATCGCGCTGCTGATGGAAAACCGCCTCGCCTTCATGGAGATCTGCTGGGCGGCGCAACGCAGCGGGCTGTATTACACTGCGATCAGCCGCTATCTGAAGCAGGACGAGATCGACTACATCATCGCCGATTGCGGCGCCAAGATCGTGATCACGACGCCGAAATGCGCCGACCAGATCAAGGATCTGGTCAAAGGCGCGCCGGGCGAGCCGATCTTCTACATGATGGACGAGCCTTTGCCCGGCTTCCGCTCCTATGACAAGGAAGCCGCAGCGCAGCCGACCACGCCGGTCGCCGACGAGGTCGCCGGCTACGACATGCTGTACTCGTCGGGCACGACGGGCCGACCGAAGGGCATCAAGAAAGCGTTCGAGGGCAAACCGATCGACGAGCCGAACGCATTCCTGCGCGTGCTCTGCGCCAACATGTGCGGCATGAACGCCGACACAATCTACCTTTCTCCGGCACCGCTCTATCACGCAGCTCCCTTGCGCTTCAACATGATGGCGATCGTGCTCGGCGGCACCTCCATCATCATGGAGCACTTCGATGCCGAGGACTTCCTGAAGCTGGTCGAGAAATGCAAGGTCACGCAATCACAGCTCGTGCCGACCATGTTCGTGCGCATGCTGAAGCTGCCGGACGAGGTGCGCAGCAAATACGACGTCTCGACACTGAAGGGCGCGATCCACGCCGCGGCGCCCTGCCCGGTCGACGTCAAGGCAAAAATGATCGAATGGTGGGGACCGATCCTGATCGAGTATTACGCAGGCTCGGAAGGCAACGGGGTCACCGTCTGCAGCTCGAAAGAATGGCTGGCGCATCGCGGCAGCGTCGGCCGCGCCGTGGTCGGCAAGATCAAGATTCTGGACGAGAACGACGAGGAACAGCCGGTGGGCGAAATCGGCACGGTCTATTTCGCCGATGCGCCGGCGTTCACCTATCACAACGACCCTGAAAAGACGAAGAAGGCCTACAACGCCAAGGGCTGGTCGACACTTGGCGACGTCGGCTATCTCGACAAGGACGGCTTCCTCTTCCTCACCGACCGCAAGTCCTACATGATCATCTCGGGCGGGGTGAACATCTACCCGCAGGAAACCGAGGACGTGCTGATCACCCACCCGGAGATCGCCGACGTCGCGGTGTTCGGCGTGCCGAACGAGGAGATGGGCGAAGAGGTCAAGGCTGTGGTGCAGCCGCACGACATGAAGCGTGCCGGCAAGGCGCTCGAAGCCGACCTGATCGCCTATTGCAAGACGCGTCTCTCCGCCATCAAATGCCCGCGTTCGATCGATTTCGAAGCCGAGCTGCCGCGCACGCCGACCGGCAAGCTGGTGAAGCGGCACCTTCGCGATAAATATTGGCCGAAGTCAGCAGCGAAGATTTAG
- a CDS encoding acetyl-CoA C-acetyltransferase — protein MAEAYIVAAARTAGGRKGGRLAGWHPADLAAKVLDELVDRTKVDPALVEDVIMGCVMQVGEQSNNVARNAIMASKLPESVPGTSIDRQCGSSQQALHFAAQAVMSGAMDVVIAAGVESMTRVPMGLSSQLPAKNGFGNYKSPGIEAKYPNIVFSQFTGAEMMAEKYGLSKDDLDEYSYQSHQRAIAATQAGHFKKEIVPLEITRADGSRDTHHIDEGIRFDATLDGIKGVKLIAENGKLTAASASQICDGASGVMVVNERGLKQLGVKPLARIHHMTMTGGDPVIMLDAPLHATKRALEKAGMKIDDIDLFEVNEAFASVPTGWLKTTGADPSRLNVNGGAIALGHPLGGSGTKLMTTLVHALHQRGKRYGLQTMCEGGGMANVTIVERL, from the coding sequence ATGGCCGAGGCTTACATCGTCGCCGCTGCGCGTACCGCCGGCGGGCGCAAGGGGGGCCGCCTCGCCGGCTGGCATCCGGCCGATCTCGCCGCCAAGGTGCTGGACGAGCTGGTCGATCGCACCAAGGTCGATCCGGCCCTGGTCGAGGACGTGATCATGGGCTGCGTGATGCAGGTCGGCGAGCAGTCCAACAACGTCGCGCGCAACGCGATCATGGCCTCGAAACTGCCGGAGAGCGTGCCGGGCACCTCGATCGACCGTCAGTGCGGCTCGTCGCAGCAGGCGCTGCACTTCGCGGCGCAGGCCGTGATGTCCGGTGCGATGGACGTGGTGATCGCCGCCGGCGTGGAATCGATGACGCGCGTGCCGATGGGCCTGTCGTCGCAGCTTCCGGCCAAGAACGGTTTTGGCAATTACAAGAGCCCGGGCATCGAGGCGAAGTATCCGAACATCGTGTTCAGCCAGTTCACCGGCGCCGAGATGATGGCCGAGAAGTACGGCCTGTCGAAGGATGATCTCGACGAATATTCCTACCAGAGCCATCAGCGCGCGATCGCGGCGACGCAAGCCGGCCACTTCAAGAAGGAGATCGTGCCGCTCGAGATCACCCGCGCGGACGGCTCCAGGGACACCCATCACATCGACGAAGGCATCCGCTTCGATGCCACCCTCGACGGCATCAAGGGTGTCAAGCTGATCGCCGAGAACGGCAAGCTCACCGCAGCCAGCGCCAGCCAGATCTGCGACGGCGCCTCCGGCGTGATGGTGGTGAACGAGCGCGGCCTCAAGCAGCTCGGCGTCAAGCCGCTCGCGCGCATCCATCACATGACCATGACCGGCGGCGATCCCGTGATCATGCTCGACGCTCCCCTGCACGCCACCAAGCGCGCGCTGGAGAAGGCCGGGATGAAGATCGACGACATCGACCTGTTCGAGGTCAACGAGGCCTTCGCCTCGGTGCCGACCGGCTGGCTGAAGACCACCGGCGCCGATCCCAGCAGGCTCAACGTCAATGGCGGCGCGATCGCGCTCGGCCATCCGCTCGGCGGCTCCGGCACCAAGCTGATGACGACGCTGGTCCACGCGCTGCACCAGCGCGGCAAGCGCTATGGCCTCCAGACCATGTGCGAAGGCGGCGGCATGGCCAACGTGACGATCGTGGAACGGCTGTAA
- a CDS encoding carboxymuconolactone decarboxylase family protein — translation MHARMNHPVMVLPEAMNVLQSLGNLTKQGLPEKLLELVHLRASQINGCSVCVDMHPKIARKLGETDERLFAVAAWRDAPYFTDAERAALALAEAVTRLADREDPVPDAVWNEAAKHFDERELATLILSIATINVWNRLNATIKMPVGVWKV, via the coding sequence ATGCACGCACGTATGAATCACCCGGTCATGGTCCTGCCTGAGGCCATGAATGTCCTTCAGTCCCTGGGCAACCTGACCAAGCAGGGCCTGCCGGAAAAGCTCCTGGAACTGGTGCACCTGCGCGCCAGCCAGATCAATGGCTGCAGCGTCTGTGTCGACATGCATCCCAAGATCGCCCGCAAGCTGGGTGAGACCGACGAGCGCCTGTTCGCCGTCGCCGCTTGGCGCGATGCACCCTATTTCACGGACGCCGAGCGCGCCGCGTTGGCGCTCGCTGAGGCGGTGACGCGCCTTGCCGACCGCGAGGACCCGGTGCCTGATGCGGTCTGGAACGAGGCTGCCAAGCATTTCGACGAGCGCGAGCTTGCGACTCTCATCCTCTCGATCGCGACGATCAACGTCTGGAACCGCCTCAACGCGACGATCAAGATGCCGGTCGGCGTTTGGAAGGTGTGA
- a CDS encoding alpha/beta fold hydrolase, which produces MQSFHVNGYDMAYLEVGEGPPLVCVHGTLGDFRTWYSVLGPLSKRHRVISVSLRHFFPEHWDAIGKDYKMAQHVADTIAFIEQVQSGPVDLMGHSRGGHIAFRVAQARPDLLRKLVLAEPGGDLDANLPVPEGTPAHPPLAARTARSVEMIRSGDIEGALQNFYEGIEGDGSWRRVPAAAKQQLRDNALTFLGQINEQRRPYTLADAQAIRTPTLLIGGGATTGSLSVMWRVLAEHIAGAQTAVIPNAGHWMFEQAPLEFGEVVSRFLAE; this is translated from the coding sequence ATGCAGAGCTTTCACGTCAACGGTTACGACATGGCCTATCTCGAAGTCGGAGAGGGCCCGCCGCTGGTCTGCGTGCATGGCACGCTCGGCGACTTCCGCACCTGGTATTCGGTGCTCGGTCCGCTGTCGAAGCGTCACCGCGTGATTTCGGTCAGCCTGCGGCATTTCTTTCCCGAGCATTGGGACGCCATCGGCAAGGACTACAAGATGGCGCAGCATGTGGCCGATACCATCGCCTTCATCGAGCAGGTCCAGTCCGGCCCGGTCGATCTGATGGGCCATTCGCGCGGCGGCCACATCGCCTTTCGGGTCGCGCAGGCGCGGCCTGACCTTTTGCGCAAGCTGGTGCTGGCCGAGCCCGGCGGCGATCTCGACGCGAACCTGCCGGTGCCGGAAGGCACGCCCGCGCACCCGCCGCTGGCCGCGCGCACGGCGCGCTCGGTCGAGATGATCCGCTCGGGCGATATCGAGGGCGCACTTCAGAATTTCTACGAGGGCATCGAGGGCGACGGCTCGTGGCGGCGCGTGCCGGCGGCGGCGAAGCAGCAGCTGCGCGATAATGCGCTGACCTTCCTTGGCCAGATCAACGAGCAGCGCAGGCCGTACACCCTCGCGGACGCGCAGGCGATCAGGACGCCGACTCTGCTGATCGGCGGCGGCGCCACCACCGGCAGCCTGTCGGTGATGTGGCGCGTGCTCGCCGAGCACATTGCGGGCGCGCAGACGGCGGTGATCCCCAATGCCGGACACTGGATGTTCGAGCAGGCGCCGCTGGAGTTCGGCGAGGTCGTGAGCAGGTTTCTGGCGGAGTAG
- a CDS encoding NAD(P)H-dependent oxidoreductase, with product MNLFRLLQARAAAGKPVRVALIGAGKFGSMFLAQVPHTPGLEVPIIVDIDRDRAREACRTVGWGAERIAATVFTDDGARAIAGGAMDVVVEATGNPAVGIKHARAAIAAGKHIVMVNVEADVLAGPLLAEEARKAGVVYSLAYGDQPALTAEMVDWARATGFRVVAAGKGTKYLPAYHDVTPEGVWQHYGLTAGEAQSAGMNPQMFNSFLDGTKSAIEMAAIANACGLDVPAGGLLFPPCGVDDLPHVMRPRDRGGVLERSGVVEVVSSLERDGRPVFRDLRWGVYVVLEAPNDYAADCFRQYGLKTDASGRFAAMYKPYHLIGLELNISVLSAALRSEPTGQPFGFRGDVASVAKRDLRAGEMLDGEGGYTVWGKLVPAAASLKAGALPIGLAHRLKLKHDVAHGEIVRWSDVEFDADNETVKTRKAMESAFAVQH from the coding sequence ATGAACCTCTTCCGCCTCCTCCAGGCCCGCGCGGCCGCCGGCAAGCCCGTCCGTGTCGCGCTGATCGGCGCCGGCAAATTCGGCTCGATGTTCCTGGCGCAGGTGCCGCACACGCCGGGGCTGGAGGTGCCCATCATCGTCGACATCGACCGCGACCGCGCGCGCGAGGCCTGCCGCACCGTCGGCTGGGGCGCCGAGCGGATCGCCGCCACCGTCTTCACCGACGACGGCGCGCGCGCCATTGCCGGCGGCGCGATGGATGTGGTGGTGGAGGCGACCGGCAATCCCGCCGTCGGCATCAAGCATGCGCGCGCGGCAATCGCTGCGGGCAAGCATATCGTGATGGTGAACGTCGAGGCCGACGTGCTGGCGGGCCCGCTGCTCGCCGAGGAAGCGCGCAAGGCCGGCGTCGTTTATTCGCTGGCCTATGGCGACCAGCCGGCGTTGACGGCGGAGATGGTGGATTGGGCGCGCGCCACCGGCTTTCGCGTCGTGGCGGCCGGCAAAGGGACAAAATATCTGCCGGCCTATCACGACGTGACGCCCGAGGGCGTCTGGCAGCATTACGGCCTGACCGCGGGCGAAGCGCAATCGGCCGGGATGAATCCGCAGATGTTCAACTCCTTCCTCGACGGCACCAAATCGGCGATCGAGATGGCCGCGATTGCGAACGCCTGCGGCCTAGATGTGCCCGCAGGCGGCTTGCTGTTTCCGCCCTGCGGCGTCGACGACCTGCCGCATGTGATGCGGCCGCGCGACAGAGGCGGCGTGCTGGAACGATCCGGCGTGGTCGAGGTCGTCTCCTCGCTCGAGCGCGACGGACGGCCGGTGTTCCGCGACCTGCGCTGGGGCGTCTATGTCGTGCTGGAGGCGCCGAACGACTATGCTGCCGACTGCTTCAGGCAATACGGCCTCAAGACCGACGCCAGCGGACGTTTTGCCGCGATGTACAAGCCCTATCATCTGATCGGGCTGGAGCTGAACATCTCGGTGCTGTCGGCCGCGCTGCGGAGTGAGCCGACCGGACAGCCCTTCGGCTTCCGCGGCGACGTCGCATCCGTGGCCAAGCGCGATTTGCGCGCCGGCGAGATGCTGGACGGCGAAGGCGGCTACACGGTGTGGGGCAAGCTGGTGCCGGCGGCCGCGAGCCTGAAGGCGGGCGCCCTGCCGATTGGTCTGGCGCATCGTCTCAAGCTGAAGCACGACGTCGCCCATGGCGAGATCGTGCGCTGGAGCGACGTCGAGTTCGACGCGGACAACGAGACGGTGAAGACGCGCAAGGCGATGGAATCCGCATTCGCAGTGCAGCATTGA
- a CDS encoding sigma-70 family RNA polymerase sigma factor, producing the protein MTDENFLSRQFEANRDHLRAVAYRMLGASGEVDDAVQEAWLRLSRSDTSDVANLRGWLTMVVARICLDMLRARKSRKEDPMGPHVPEPVDETREREADLADSVGAALLVVLETLQPAERLAFVLHDMFAVPFEEIAPIVGRSVDASRQLASRARRRVQGAPVPETDLSRQRKIVDAFLAASREGNFEGLLAVLDPDVVFRADRAAVRLGTLPEIRGADAVAQLYKGRAQAARTALVDGEIGVAVILGGDLRIALRVTFKDDRIAGIEAVADAEAIAALEVEVLER; encoded by the coding sequence ATGACCGACGAAAATTTTCTCTCCCGGCAGTTCGAGGCCAACCGGGACCATCTGCGCGCCGTCGCCTACCGGATGCTGGGCGCGAGCGGCGAGGTCGACGATGCCGTGCAGGAGGCCTGGCTGCGGCTCAGCCGCAGCGATACGTCCGACGTCGCGAATTTGAGGGGCTGGCTGACGATGGTCGTCGCGCGCATCTGCCTCGACATGCTGCGCGCACGAAAATCGCGCAAGGAAGACCCGATGGGCCCGCACGTGCCCGAGCCGGTCGACGAGACGCGGGAGCGCGAGGCGGATTTGGCCGATTCCGTCGGCGCGGCGCTGCTGGTGGTGCTGGAGACATTGCAACCGGCGGAGCGGCTCGCCTTCGTGCTGCACGACATGTTCGCCGTCCCCTTCGAGGAGATCGCGCCGATCGTCGGCCGCTCTGTCGACGCCTCGCGCCAGCTAGCGAGCCGCGCGCGGCGGCGCGTGCAGGGCGCACCGGTGCCTGAGACGGACCTGTCGCGCCAGCGCAAGATCGTCGATGCCTTCCTGGCGGCTTCGCGCGAGGGCAATTTCGAAGGCCTGTTGGCCGTGCTCGATCCCGACGTCGTGTTCCGTGCCGACCGGGCCGCGGTGCGGCTCGGCACGCTGCCGGAGATCCGCGGCGCGGATGCTGTCGCACAGCTCTACAAAGGCCGTGCGCAGGCTGCCCGGACGGCGCTGGTCGATGGCGAGATCGGCGTTGCGGTCATCCTCGGTGGAGATCTCCGCATCGCATTGCGCGTCACGTTCAAGGACGACCGTATCGCCGGGATCGAGGCCGTGGCCGATGCCGAAGCGATCGCCGCACTCGAGGTGGAGGTGCTGGAGCGCTGA
- a CDS encoding phytanoyl-CoA dioxygenase family protein, whose product MKLSQEQLEFFHREGWLFLPELFSQEEVDLLAREAVGIYDANRPEVWREKSGAPRTAFAAHLYNEAFRILGAHPRMIDPVEQLFGEPVYMHQFKINAKSAFTGDVWQWHQDYGTWKRDDGMPEPRAMNIAIFLDEVMPINGPLMLVPQSQNAGDLQASHDLATTSYPLWTLDEETVTRLVKQGGIVAPTGKPGGMLMFHGNLVHGSAGNITPYPRKIVYLTLNAVSNYIRTPTRPEYIAHRDFAPIKTVDDDALVRLARAPRQAAE is encoded by the coding sequence ATGAAACTGTCCCAGGAGCAATTGGAGTTCTTCCACCGCGAGGGCTGGCTGTTCCTGCCCGAATTGTTCAGCCAGGAGGAGGTCGATCTGCTCGCGCGCGAGGCGGTCGGCATTTACGACGCCAACAGGCCGGAAGTCTGGCGCGAGAAGAGCGGCGCGCCGCGCACGGCGTTTGCCGCGCATCTCTACAACGAGGCGTTCCGGATCCTCGGCGCGCATCCGCGCATGATCGACCCGGTCGAGCAATTGTTCGGCGAGCCGGTCTACATGCACCAGTTCAAGATCAACGCGAAATCGGCCTTCACCGGCGATGTCTGGCAGTGGCACCAGGATTACGGCACCTGGAAGCGCGACGACGGCATGCCGGAACCGCGCGCGATGAACATCGCGATCTTCCTGGACGAGGTGATGCCGATCAACGGCCCCCTGATGCTGGTACCGCAGAGCCAGAATGCCGGCGACCTCCAGGCCTCGCATGACCTTGCGACGACATCCTACCCGCTGTGGACGCTGGACGAGGAGACCGTGACGCGCCTCGTCAAGCAGGGCGGCATCGTGGCGCCGACCGGCAAGCCCGGCGGCATGCTGATGTTCCATGGCAATCTCGTGCATGGATCGGCCGGCAACATCACACCCTACCCGCGCAAGATCGTGTACCTGACACTGAACGCGGTCTCGAATTACATCCGCACCCCGACAAGGCCGGAATATATCGCGCACCGCGATTTCGCGCCGATCAAGACGGTGGACGACGACGCGCTGGTGCGGCTTGCAAGGGCGCCGCGGCAGGCGGCGGAGTAG
- a CDS encoding GntR family transcriptional regulator, with translation MIPLDPLPNLIDQVYARILEAISDRTLQPGQRIRQNDLADKLGVSRQPVSHALHLLHRQGLVAESGKRGFEVTQLDPSRIRQLYEVRGAIDALAARLAAMRAGSDAAGRARLDAALAAGRRIDRNTSLTELIVLDVDFHRSIYQLAGNPVIEETIAPQWPHMRRSMATVLSELDYRGSAWAEHADIAKHILAGDAKAAEHAALAHAQTAGRMTEERLRATNEAAA, from the coding sequence GTGATCCCTCTCGACCCGCTTCCGAACCTGATCGACCAGGTCTATGCGCGGATCCTGGAGGCGATCTCCGACCGCACGCTGCAGCCAGGCCAGCGGATCCGGCAGAACGATCTCGCCGACAAGCTCGGCGTGTCGCGCCAGCCGGTGTCGCATGCGCTGCATCTCTTGCACCGGCAGGGCCTCGTCGCCGAGAGCGGCAAGCGCGGTTTTGAAGTCACCCAGCTCGACCCCTCGCGCATCCGCCAGCTCTACGAGGTGCGCGGCGCGATCGATGCGCTGGCCGCGCGGCTCGCCGCGATGCGCGCTGGCTCCGACGCGGCCGGACGCGCACGGCTCGACGCAGCGCTCGCCGCCGGACGCCGCATCGACCGCAACACATCGCTCACCGAGCTGATCGTGCTCGATGTCGATTTTCACCGCTCGATCTATCAGCTCGCCGGCAATCCCGTGATCGAAGAGACGATCGCGCCGCAATGGCCGCATATGCGCCGCTCGATGGCGACGGTGCTATCCGAGCTCGACTATCGCGGCAGCGCCTGGGCCGAGCATGCCGATATCGCCAAACACATTCTCGCAGGGGACGCGAAAGCGGCCGAGCATGCGGCGCTGGCGCATGCGCAGACGGCGGGACGGATGACCGAGGAGAGATTGAGGGCGACGAACGAGGCGGCGGCGTAG
- a CDS encoding alpha/beta fold hydrolase: MQSLHVNGYDMPYLDVGEDRGRPPLVCVHGSLNDFRVWGCVLGPLSQRHRVIAVSLRHFFPERWDGLSDTYSIAQHVDDVIAFIEQLHGPVDLMGHSRGGHICFRVAQRRPDLLRRLILAEPGGELDATLDPDYVGGPSPLLARFTASAEKIAAGDVDGGLAVFVDTLEGAGTWPRLPAMVKQNLRDNATTLIGQVRDNRPPFSKADAESILMPTLFILGARTKGLLPKVLHALAAHVPYSKTAIIPNATHPMFEQAPQRYSELVLDFLAS, encoded by the coding sequence ATGCAAAGCCTCCACGTCAACGGATACGACATGCCCTATCTCGACGTGGGCGAGGACAGGGGCCGGCCGCCGCTGGTCTGCGTGCACGGCTCGCTTAACGACTTCCGTGTCTGGGGCTGCGTGCTCGGGCCGCTGTCGCAGCGGCACCGGGTGATCGCCGTCAGCTTGCGGCACTTCTTCCCCGAGCGCTGGGACGGCCTCAGTGACACCTATTCGATCGCGCAACATGTCGATGACGTCATCGCCTTCATCGAGCAGCTGCATGGGCCGGTCGATCTGATGGGCCATTCGCGCGGCGGCCACATCTGCTTCCGCGTGGCACAGCGGCGGCCCGACCTGCTGCGAAGGTTGATCCTGGCCGAGCCCGGCGGAGAGCTCGATGCAACTCTCGATCCGGATTATGTCGGCGGTCCCTCGCCGCTCTTGGCGCGGTTCACGGCCTCGGCCGAGAAGATCGCGGCGGGCGATGTCGACGGCGGCCTTGCCGTATTCGTGGACACGCTGGAGGGCGCCGGCACCTGGCCGCGGCTGCCGGCGATGGTGAAGCAGAACCTTCGCGACAACGCCACCACCCTGATCGGCCAGGTACGCGACAATCGCCCGCCCTTCTCGAAGGCGGATGCGGAATCGATTTTGATGCCGACGCTGTTCATCCTGGGCGCGCGGACCAAGGGCCTGCTGCCGAAGGTGCTGCACGCGCTTGCCGCGCATGTGCCCTATTCGAAGACCGCGATCATCCCGAACGCGACGCACCCGATGTTCGAGCAGGCGCCGCAGAGATACTCCGAACTGGTTCTCGACTTTCTGGCGAGCTGA
- a CDS encoding TRAP transporter substrate-binding protein, with protein sequence MERRKFLTAGGLGLAASAVAAPAIAQSMPEVKWRLAASWPKSLDTLYGGCEYFCKRVAEITDNRFQIQSFAAGEIVPGLQVLDAVSNGTVEMGNTALYYYWGKNPAFTFGTALPFGLNTRQHISWLLWGGGQDMLNDLLKEYGAVGVPTGSTGAQMGGWFRKEIKTVDDLKGLKFRVGGFAGNIIGKLGGVPQQIAAGDIYPALEKGTIDAAEWVGPYDDEKLGFVKVAKYYYYPGWWEGTGQGHNIMNLEKWNALPKHYQAAVSAASLDTFTWVTGKYDAVNPPALKRLLAAGAILKPFPQEVLEACYNAAGEIYADLSKTNPHFNKMYTSLSAFRNESLAWMQVAELSYDSFMMRMRTRT encoded by the coding sequence ATGGAACGTCGTAAATTCCTGACGGCAGGCGGATTGGGCCTTGCCGCGAGCGCAGTCGCTGCGCCGGCTATCGCGCAATCGATGCCCGAGGTGAAATGGCGGCTGGCGGCGAGCTGGCCGAAATCGCTCGATACGCTCTACGGCGGCTGCGAATATTTCTGCAAGCGCGTCGCCGAGATCACCGACAACCGCTTCCAGATCCAGTCCTTCGCCGCCGGCGAAATCGTGCCGGGCCTGCAAGTGCTCGACGCCGTCTCGAACGGCACGGTCGAGATGGGCAATACCGCGCTGTACTATTACTGGGGCAAGAACCCCGCCTTCACCTTCGGCACCGCGCTGCCGTTCGGACTCAACACGCGCCAGCACATCTCCTGGCTGTTGTGGGGCGGCGGTCAGGACATGCTGAACGATCTTCTGAAGGAATATGGTGCCGTCGGTGTGCCGACCGGCTCGACCGGTGCCCAGATGGGCGGCTGGTTCCGCAAGGAGATCAAGACCGTCGACGATCTCAAGGGCCTGAAATTCCGTGTTGGCGGTTTTGCCGGCAACATCATCGGCAAGCTCGGCGGCGTGCCGCAGCAGATCGCGGCCGGCGACATCTACCCGGCGCTGGAAAAAGGCACGATCGACGCGGCCGAGTGGGTGGGTCCGTATGACGACGAGAAGCTCGGCTTCGTGAAGGTCGCGAAGTACTATTACTATCCGGGTTGGTGGGAGGGCACCGGCCAGGGCCACAACATCATGAACCTCGAGAAGTGGAATGCGCTGCCGAAGCATTATCAGGCAGCCGTGTCGGCCGCCTCGCTCGACACGTTCACCTGGGTGACGGGCAAATACGATGCGGTGAACCCGCCGGCCCTGAAGCGCCTGCTGGCTGCCGGCGCGATTCTGAAGCCGTTCCCGCAGGAGGTGCTCGAGGCCTGCTACAACGCCGCGGGCGAGATCTACGCCGATCTCAGCAAGACCAATCCGCACTTCAACAAGATGTACACGAGCCTGTCGGCGTTCCGGAATGAGTCGCTGGCCTGGATGCAGGTCGCCGAACTCAGCTACGACAGCTTCATGATGCGGATGCGGACGAGAACGTGA